The following are from one region of the Sorghum bicolor cultivar BTx623 chromosome 2, Sorghum_bicolor_NCBIv3, whole genome shotgun sequence genome:
- the LOC110432929 gene encoding pentatricopeptide repeat-containing protein At5g48910-like — translation MRARGGGAAARPEHLAAHARLVKSACPDAFVVTTAMRGYLRACLPLQALLLLRSLLPRAPRLLGNSFSLSLALQATAALSGSVPAMLDLGLGAASLHARALKSGFAAADLFVRTALVEAYAKAGRADLARAAFDEAPRRDVFLCNVMLAAYVARGEVAEARRVFDGMRERDMVSWNTMIHGYAVNGEVALAREMFDAMEDRDAFSWSSMMSAYAKGKRSKDALELWREMRAACVNPDCITMVSVLSACGDMGALAVGDEVHQFVESNGVELDVKLGTALIDMYAKCGDIDNSVRVFHSMPVKDVLTWSSMIIGLANHGLGHDALSLFSRMLSEGLQPNEITFIGVLISCTHLGLVSDGKKYFSSMSVVHGVTPKVEHYGCMVDLLGRSGHIEEARQLIRDMPFEPDAVIWRALLGACRIYKNVEVAEEAMAKLRVLDPHADGHYVLMSNIYAQANSWEGVAEMRRTLRRESIQRIPGRSSIEWQNTIHEFVSGDRSHPRSKEIYKMLEEMMNRLRQAGYKPITSLVLQDIDEQSKERALAEHSEKLAIAFGLLTTPPGSTLRITKNLRACEDCHCAIKLISLLYERKLIIRDRNRFHHFSEGQCSCKDYW, via the coding sequence ATGCGCGCGCGGGGAGGTGGAGCGGCGGCGCGGCCGGAGCACCTGGCGGCGCACGCGCGCCTCGTCAAGTCGGCGTGCCCGGACGCGTTCGTCGTCACCACCGCGATGCGGGGTTACCTCCGCGCGTGCCTCCCGCTGCAAgccctgctcctcctccgctcgctcCTGCCGCGGGCGCCCCGCCTCCTCGGCAACTCCTTCTCGCTCTCCCTCGCGCTGCAGGCAACCGCCGCTCTCTCGGGCTCCGTTCCGGCTATGCTGGACCTCGGCCTCGGCGCCGCGTCCCTCCATGCGCGCGCGCTCAAGTCCGGCTTCGCCGCAGCCGACCTCTTCGTGCGCACCGCGCTCGTCGAGGCCTACGCCAAGGCGGGGCGCGCGGACCTCGCGCGCGCCGCGTTCGACGAGGCGCCGCGCAGGGACGTGTTCCTCTGTAACGTCATGCTCGCGGCCTATGTCGCGCGCGGCGAGGTCGCGGAGGCGAGGAGAGTGTTCGATGGAATGCGTGAGAGGGACATGGTCTCTTGGAACACGATGATCCACGGGTATGCGGTGAACGGGGAGGTCGCCCTGGCGAGGGAGATGTTCGACGCCATGGAGGACAGGGACGCCTTCTCGTGGAGCTCCATGATGTCGGCGTATGCCAAGGGCAAGAGGTCCAAGGACGCGCTGGAGCTGTGGCGGGAGATGCGTGCGGCCTGTGTCAACCCGGACTGCATCACCATGGTGAGCGTGCTCTCGGCATGCGGTGATATGGGGGCGCTCGCTGTCGGTGATGAAGTGCATCAGTTTGTGGAGAGCAATGGGGTTGAGTTGGATGTCAAGCTTGGAACTGCCCTGATCGACATGTATGCCAAGTGCGGCGACATTGATAATTCAGTAAGAGTGTTCCACTCTATGCCAGTAAAGGATGTGCTGACTTGGAGCTCGATGATCATCGGGTTGGCCAATCATGGGCTTGGCCATGATGCTCTCTCCTTGTTTTCAAGGATGCTATCGGAAGGACTGCAACCAAATGAGATTACCTTCATTGGAGTTCTTATATCCTGTACTCACCTTGGTCTCGTGAGCGATGGCAAGAAGTATTTCAGCTCAATGAGTGTAGTGCATGGTGTAACACCGAAGGTTGAGCACTATGGATGCATGGTTGATCTTTTGGGGCGATCGGGCCATATTGAGGAGGCAAGACAGCTTATCAGGGACATGCCATTCGAGCCAGATGCAGTCATCTGGAGGGCACTTCTTGGGGCTTGCCGCATCTATAAGAATGTAGAAGTTGCAGAGGAAGCTATGGCAAAACTGCGAGTATTGGATCCTCATGCCGATGGGCACTACGTCTTAATGTCAAACATATATGCACAAGCGAATTCCTGGGAAGGTGTTGCAGAGATGAGGAGGACGCTTAGGAGGGAGAGCATTCAGAGAATTCCTGGAAGAAGCTCGATTGAGTGGCAGAATACAATTCATGAGTTTGTTTCTGGCGATAGATCGCATCCAAGGTCCAAGGAGATCTACAAAATGTTGGAAGAGATGATGAATCGCTTAAGGCAAGCTGGATATAAGCCAATAACAAGCTTAGTGTTGcaagacattgatgagcaatCTAAGGAACGTGCATTGGCTGAACATAGTGAGAAGCTGGCAATTGCTTTTGGGCTGCTAACCACTCCTCCAGGATCAACTCTCCGAATAACAAAGAATCTCAGAGCCTGTGAAGACTGCCATTGTGCTATTAAGCTTATCTCCTTGTTATACGAGCGCAAATTGATCATTAGAGACCGTAACCGTTTCCACCATTTCAGTGAAGGACAATGCTCGTGCAAGGACTACTGGTGA
- the LOC8073077 gene encoding dirigent protein 5 — translation MQGLTPLSYKLSLISIVVILLTTGIVGVAHGRKKLVSSSDGEPCHKMTVYCHDILYDGTNTANATSAVAAQPTLLSRSVSVNDTFFGEVVVFNDVVTAGRALASEPVARAEGFYFYDKKESLSAWFAFSLVFNSTAHRGTLNLMGADIIADKTRDISVVGGTGDFFMARGVATLRTDAFEGLNYFRLQMDIKLYECYV, via the coding sequence ATGCAGGGCCTCACGCCATTATCTTACAAGCTCAGCTTGATCAGTATCGTCGTCATCTTGCTGACCACCGGCATCGTCGGCGTCGCCCATGGCCGCAAGAAGCTCGTCTCGAGCTCCGACGGCGAGCCGTGCCACAAGATGACGGTCTACTGCCACGACATCCTCTACGACGGCACCAACACGGCGAACGCGAcgtcggcggtggcggcgcagCCGACGCtgctgagcaggtcggtgtccgTCAACGACACCTTCTTCGGTGAGGTGGTGGTGTTCAACGACGTGGTGACGGCGGGGCGCGCGCTGGCGTCGGAGCCGGTGGCGCGCGCCGAGGGCTTCTACTTCTACGACAAGAAGGAGTCGCTGAGCGCATGGTTCGCCTTCTCGCTCGTGTTCAACTCCACGGCGCACAGGGGCACGCTCAACCTCATGGGCGCCGACATCATCGCCGACAAGACACGGGACATCTCCGTCGTTGGCGGCACCGGCGACTTCTTCATGGCGCGCGGCGTCGCCACCCTTCGAACCGACGCCTTTGAGGGCCTCAACTACTTCAGGCTGCAGATGGATATCAAGCTCTACGAGTGCTACGTCTAA
- the LOC8073079 gene encoding uncharacterized protein LOC8073079, which produces MGEYAAVKTSVWWDIENCHVPRYCDPHLIAQNMSSALAAAGYTGPITISAYGDTNCVPNHVQHALSSTGIALNHVPAGIKDASDKKILVDMLIWAIDNPPPANYLLISGDRDFSNALHKLVMRRYNILLAQPPNVSQALTAAAKHVWLWKDLVAGEPPLAESPYVSSITNGSVDHSNALKNMVSDSSDATPHNSTQGQNNIPCDQQKGGNGKADKQYKVRQPRKNQSDNVSKPTRTDEASVDGVSDSSKGSTATEPNQSQPSSSSLPSSDLQDGGGAQVDHLPSPKSQPSPQSKKPVKSTLSHQKSAPHDFYGKKPGVSTESSSKNGAPDVTSNGRPKYQKSQFSQQPRQQNPVNHRPHGGSGQSSNSHRSNSCPAPAGHNGIPTAPMQFWPSGPPYHGAPINYPDMSRLNISEYPRGIHNNQGLHANYHPNHPGAPHIIQPGYNDYSYRPPTQPNMPSNMQNIGHWGANPGCPQPSSDPQGLVRHILGALEVLKTEKIPPTEQYIADCICYGDANLPNFDVKKALQVAMQHQAVVKKKLGKMSFFLGKGENLWKCVNIMDDNAKYPKETLDSVHAFMSSASGHSEIKSSQSRYQAAIMLKKTCLKHLALAEVLQVLNIIINTKKWFVPHSSGWQPLSFNIIVADATTAASGKA; this is translated from the exons ATGGGGGAGTACGCGGCGGTGAAGACCTCGGTGTGGTGGGACATCGAGAACTGCCATGTCCCCCGCTACTGCGACCCCCACCTCATCGCGCAGAACATGAGCTccgccctcgccgccgccggctaCACCGGCCCCATCACCATCTCCGCCTACGGGGACACCAACTGCGTCCCCAACCACGTACAGCACGCCCTCTCCAGCACCGGCATCGCCCTCAACCACGTCCCCGCAG GTATTAAAGATGCAAGTGATAAGAAGATCTTAGTTGACATGTTAATCTGGGCTATTGACAACCCTCCACCGGCAAATTATTTGCTAATATCTGGTGATCGGGACTTCTCGAATGCCCTTCATAAGCTAGTGATGAGACGGTACAATATTCTACTAGCACAACCTCCAAATGTGTCTCAAGCGCTTACTGCTGCAGCAAAACATGTTTGGCTATGGAAAGACCTTGTGGCTGGGGAACCACCATTGGCAGAGTCCCCATACGTAAGTAGCATAACAAATGGCAGTGTGGATCATTCAAATGCATTGAAGAACATGGTTTCAGATTCTTCAGATGCAACTCCACATAATAGTACTCAAGGGCAGAATAACATTCCCTGTGATCAGCAAAAAGGTGGTAACGGCAAGGCAGATAAACAATATAAAGTTAGGCAACCTCGGAAAAACCAGTCAGATAATGTATCTAAGCCAACAAGGACCGATGAAGCTTCAGTTGATGGAGTATCTGATAGTTCTAAAGGAAGCACTGCTACCGAGCCAAATcaatctcagccttcatcatcCTCATTACCAAGTTCTGATTTGCAAGATGGGGGTGGGGCACAGGTGGATCATCTTCCCAGTCCAAAAAGCCAGCCATCTCCCCAGTCCAAAAAGCCTGTAAAATCTACTCTTTCCCATCAAAAGAGTGCTCCTCATGACTTTTATGGCAAGAAGCCTGGTGTGTCAACTGAGTCTTCATCTAAAAATGGTGCTCCTGACGTGACTAGCAATGGTCGTCCAAAGTATCAGAAATCCCAATTCTCTCAGCAACCAAGACAACAGAACCCAGTGAACCATCGTCCTCATGGTGGATCTGGCCAATCATCAAACTCACATAGAAGCAACTCATGTCCAGCACCAGCTGGGCATAATGGTATTCCTACTGCACCAATGCAATTCTGGCCAAGTGGCCCACCTTATCATGGAGCACCAATCAATTATCCTGATATGAGTCGGTTGAATATTTCTGAATACCCTAGAGGTATTCATAATAACCAAGGTTTGCATGCCAACTACCATCCAAACCATCCTGGTGCCCCACATATCATTCAACCTGGTTACAATGATTATAGTTACAGACCTCCAACTCAGCCTAACATGCCTAGCAACATGCAAAATATTGGACACTGGGGAGCCAACCCGGGATGTCCACAGCCATCTTCGGACCCTCAAGGTCTTGTAAGACATATCTTAGGTGCTTTGGAAGTTTTGAAGACTGAGAAGATTCCCCCAACAGAACAATATATAGCAGATTGTATATGTTATGGTGATGCTAATCTACCAAATTTTGATGTTAAGAAGGCACTTCAAGTTGCCATGCAGCATCAAGCTGTTGTCAAGAAAAAGCTAGGGAAAATGTCATTCTTTCTGGGAAAAGGCGAAAATCTCTGGAAATGTGTTAATATAATGGATGATAATGCAAAATATCCAAAAGAAACTCTAGACTCTGTTCATGCTTTCATGTCTTCAGCTTCAGGCCATTCTGAGATAAAGAGTTCTCAATCTAG GTATCAAGCTGCTATTATGTTGAAGAAAACATGCCTGAAGCATCTTGCCCTTGCTGAAGTCCTTCAGGTTCTGAATATCATAATCAACACAAAAAAGTGGTTCGTGCCCCATTCTTCAGGTTGGCAGCCATTGTCCTTCAACATAATAGTGGCTGATGCTACTACTGCCGCTAGTGGAAAAGCTTAG
- the LOC110432555 gene encoding uncharacterized protein LOC110432555, protein MSKKRKSLNPANSLKGSKGVLASDFISGDDLDDLLSKLVRTVEIAKASRGSLPEKIWMKQQFAIGVNDVTRVLERMPHSVTASHSTQRSSEAPTVSGRRQAPLVPLQAVLVAADCNPKWLTKHIPALASTRQVPVFCVKDNKGGSLRLGHVVNVRTALAIGVKAKDSIVNKTIDEVLKDSKLVANEVTPSPVTCLD, encoded by the exons ATGAGCAAGAAGAGGAAGTCTCTGAATCCAGCCAACTCGTTGAAGGGCAGCAAAGGAGT ATTAGCGTCAGATTTCATCAGTGGGGACGATCTTGATGACCTATTGTCAAAGCTTGTTAG GACTGTGGAGATTGCTAAGGCTTCAAGGGGAAGCTTACCTGAAAAGATATGGATGAAG CAACAATTTGCTATCGGGGTCAATGATGTCACAAGGGTTCTCGAGCGAATGCCACATTCTGTTACTGCTTCTCATTCTACTCAAAGGTCTAGTGAAGCACCAACTGTCTCAGGCCGACGTCAAGCTCCTTTGGTGCCATTGCAG GCTGTCCTTGTAGCTGCTGACTGCAACCCCAAATGGTTAACAAAACACATACCAGCACTAGCATCTACAAGGCAGGTACCAGTGTTTTGCGTGAAGGACAACAAGGGAGGCTCACTAAGGTTAGGTCACGTGGTGAATGTCAGAACAGCACTTGCCATTGGAGTAAAG GCCAAAGATAGCATAGTCAACAAGACTATCGATGAGGTCCTGAAGGATAGTAAGCTGGTTGCCAATGAAGTAACTCCAAGTCCAGTAACATGTTTGGACTAA
- the LOC8063532 gene encoding CBL-interacting protein kinase 21: protein MRMGKYEMGRTLGEGHFGKVKLARHADTGRTFAIKILDRQRILAMKINEQIKREIATLKLLKHPNVVRLYEVSASKTKIYMVLEYVNGGELFDKIALKGKLTEKEARKLFQQLIDAVAYCHEKGVYHRDLKPENVLVDAKGNIKVSDFGLSALPQNQRKDGLLHTTCGSPNYIAPEVLLNKGYDGSMSDIWSCGAILYVMLTGNLPFDDQNVVVLYQKILKGNAHIPKWLSQGAQDILRKILDPNPITRIDVDGIRAHDWFKQGYAAAVPFNDDEDISIDEDSLHMTERNGIQDKIAINQINAFQLIGMSSCLDLSGFFEKEDASERKIRFASNYSPAYLFEKIESIVRKMGFQVHKSNGKLKVIQDCKGLAKSRGQELLLISAEVFEINESLYVVELKKSSGDCSLYRKLCETLSEDLGTRKSQQFLKQDSIRQEIGRYNSSF from the exons ATGCGGATGGGGAAGTACGAGATGGGGCGGACGCTCGGGGAAGGCCACTTCGGCAAGGTGAAGCTGGCGCGGCACGCGGACACGGGCAGGACCTTCGCCATCAAGATCCTCGACCGCCAGCGCATCCTCGCCATGAAGATCAACGAGCAG ATCAAGAGGGAGATCGCCACGCTGAAGCTGCTCAAGCACCCCAACGTCGTCCGCCTCTACGAG GTTTCAGCAAGCAAGACCAAAATATACATGGTCCTTGAGTATGTAAATGGAGGAGAGCTATTCGACAAAATC GCGTTGAAGGGTAAGCTGACAGAGAAGGAAGCCAGAAAACTATTCCAGCAGCTAATAGATGCCGTGGCATATTGCCACGAGAAGGGGGTTTATCATAGGGACCTCAAG cCAGAGAATGtccttgttgatgcaaaaggaaaCATAAAGGTTTCTGATTTCGGACTAAGTGCACTTCCACAAAACCAACGA AAAGATGGTTTGTTGCATACCACATGTGGCAGCCCTAACTACATAGCCCCCGAG GTCCTTCTGAACAAAGGTTATGATGGCTCGATGTCTGACATATGGTCCTGTGGTGCTATTCTATATGTAATGCTTACAGGGAATCTTCCCTTTGACGACCAAAATGTGGTTGTCCTTTATCAGAAG ATTCTGAAGGGGAATGCTCACATTCCAAAGTGGCTCTCTCAAGGTGCCCAAGATATACTGAGAAAAATCCTGGATCCTAACCCGATTACGCGCATAGATGTGGATGGAATAAGGGCACATGATTGGTTCAAGCAAGGCTATGCTGCTGCTGTGCCATTTAATGATGATGAAGATATCAGCATAGATGAAGACAGCCTACATATGACTGAG CGTAATGGCATTCAAGACAAGATAGCAATCAACCAAATCAATGCTTTCCAGCTCATTGGGATGTCCTCCTGCCTTGATCTATCTGGATTTTTTGAGAAAGAG GATGCTTCTGAAAGGAAGATCAGATTTGCATCAAATTATTCCCCAGCTTATTTATTTGAGAAGATTGAAAGCATTGTCAGAAAAATGGGTTTCCAGGTACATAAAAGCAACGGCAAG CTAAAAGTGATCCAAGATTGCAAGGGACTAGCAAAGTCAAGAGGGCAAGAATTATTATTAATTTCTGCTGAg GTGTTTGAGATCAATGAATCTCTTTATGTTGTCGAACTAAAGAAGTCATCTGGAGACTGCTCCCTGTACAGAAAG CTGTGTGAGACTCTCTCAGAGGACTTGGGGACACGCAAAAGCCAGCAATTTTTAAAGCAGGATTCTATCCGACAAGAGATAGGTAGATACAATAGTAGCTTTTAA
- the LOC8063533 gene encoding uncharacterized protein LOC8063533: MRSSEAMELLGFPPYSRPSPSEVKAAYRRMVMESHPDRVPTHLKSQAESKFKEISEAYSCLKDGRRSGSRMEVHVMRSGVPTGYGRSNRTLVKAPFLLIMFAAVSFGAFSASRAYQRQKELCSSQNPFLP; this comes from the exons ATGAGGAGCAGCGAGGCCATGGAGCTCCTGGGCTTCCCTCCCTACTCCCGCCCATCCCCTTCCGAG GTGAAGGCTGCGTATAGAAGAATGGTGATGGAGTCCCATCCTGATCGTGTCCCAACGCATCTGAAATCGCAGGCTGAGTCGAAATTCAAGGAG ATATCAGAAGCATATTCTTGTTTGAAGGATG GAAGAAGATCAGGGAGTAGGATGGAAG TTCATGTTATGCGTTCTGGTGTTCCGACTGGCTACGGAAGATCAAATAGAACGTTGGTTAAAGCCCCATTTCTACTCATAATGTTTGCGGCAGTTTCTTTTGGTGCCTTTAGCGCATCAAG GGCATATCAACGGCAAAAGGAACTGTGTTCCTCCCAGAACCCCTTTCTACCATAG